The DNA segment CATATCGCTCATGTGCAAACTCCATTGAACGTCGCTTGATTATCAAATTTATCAAATTTATCAAATATAGTCTTTGTGATATATCGTCACCTTTCGCCGCGATGAGAACGGGGGAGGCAATCTCTGGCTCATTGAGCGGACTGGAATGTTGAGTGCACACAAGGATATGCCCCGCGCGTCGCCGCGTGGGGCATGTGTTTTCGCGCGGATCACGCCTGCATCGGCGTCGAATTATCGGCGTCTCGGGCAGTCTCGCGCCGGGGCTGCTGACCCGTCAGCCGGTGGTGAGCCGCGGTCCTTCGTCCGCCCATGCTCCAATGCGGGATCAACCCGCTCAGTACGTCGCCGCCGGATTGACCTGCCAGATTTCGTCGACCAGCTTGTCATCGCGATAGAGCAACACGTAGCGCACCTTGACCGTGTTCTTGCCGGCGAAGGTGATGTCGGCCGTCACTGTGCCGCCCTTGGGATTGGCCGCCTCCACCGCTGCGGCGATGGTTGCCTTCTGGGCGCCCTGGGCGGCAAAGAACTTCGACCAGACCTCCTTGATCTTGGCCTGTTCGCTGTAGGTGCCGTCGAGCGGGCCACCGACCCAGTGCAGGGCCGCGGCAGGGCCGTAAGCAGCAGACACGACGGCCATGTCACCGCTGGCGATCGCGGCGATGCGCGATCTGGCGAGGTCTTCGGCAGTTCCCGCCAGTGCGGCCGAACCGGAAGCGGCGGCAGAGATCAGGATGGCGGCAAGAGTTGAAAGGCGCATGTGCTCGTATCTCCAATGGGGCCTGCACCGAGAGACTCCTGCCGCACCGATTTATTCCGCCTGCCGGTGTTTACGTTCCAAATTTCTGTCGCACGGCATCGGCGGCGGACGGCCCACGCGAAAGGCCGGAGAAAATTTGCGCCCGGGCGGAATAATCGCGCCGGCTGCGAGTCCCACCTCCTGAAGGCGTCATCGCCCGAAGGAGAAAAACCCATGCGACAACGACACCTGTCCCGTGTCGGCGCGCTGCTCGCGCTCTGCTTGGCCGGCAGCGCGGCCGAGGCGCGCGACCACATCCATGGCGCCGATACGACTACCGCGACCAGCGCCGATTCTCCCTTTCTCAGAGAGAACGCGGTCGCCATGGACAAGATGATGGTGGAGATGGACGTGAAGCCGACCGGCGACATCGACGTCGACTTCACGGCGATGATGATCCCGCACCATCAGGGCGCCATCGACATGGCGGTCGCCTATCTGCGCTACGGCCAGAACCCGCAGTTGCGCCGCCTCGCGCAGGAGATCGTCATCGAGCAGCAGCAGGAGATCGCCGCAATGCGGCTCGCAATCGGCCAGCCCCTGCCGCCTTCCGCGCCGGCTCCGACCCAACCTGAGGCCGGTCCTACCCACGACCATTCCGCCATGTCCCACAGCACGACGTTCGCCAGCAACATGACAATGCCGGCCATTTCGACCCCGGCGAAGTAGGAACCGTCCCATGAACAAATCCGTCCTGACCGGCCTGCTCGCCAGCGCCATGCTCTCCTGTGCGGTGCCCGCCCTCGCCGGACAGGCGCCGTTCGCCGCCTCCGCCCCGGACATCCCGCTGAGCAGCCGCGACCGGGTCTATGCCGCCGAGCAGTTCTCCAACACCATCTCCGTCACCGATCCCGCCACCAACAGGCTAGTCGGCGTCATTCGGCTGGGCGAGCCGCAGCCGATGAACTTCAGCCCACTTTACAAGGGGCAGGTGCTGGTACACGGCATGGGCTTTTCGCCGGACCGCACGACCCTCGCCGTGGTGTCGATCGGCTCGAACGCTGTCACCATCATCGACACCGCGACCAACGCGGTGAAGCACACCACCTATGTCGGCCGCTCGCCGCACGAGGCGTTCTTCACGCCGGACGGCAAGGAGATATGGGTAACGGTGCGCGGCGAGGACTACATTGCCGTGCTGGACGCGACGACCTATGAGGAGAAGACGCGCATCAAGGCGCCGAACGGCCCGGGCATGCAGATCTTCTCGCCCGACGGCAAATACGGCTATGTCTGTTCTTCCTTCATGCCGGAGACTGTGGTGATCTCGGTCGCCGAGCACAAGATCGTCGGCCGTGTGAAGCAGGGGAGCCCGTTCTGCCCGGACATTGCGGCGACGCCGGACGGCAAGCAGGTCTGGTTCACGCTGAAGGACATCGGCAAGGTGCAGGTGTTTAACGCGCAGCCGCCCTTCGACGTGATCACGACGATCGACACCGGCCCGCTCACCAACCACGTCAACTTCGCCCACAACGCCAATGGCAGCTTCGCTTATGTGACGGTGGGCGGGCTCAACGAGGTCAAG comes from the Ancylobacter pratisalsi genome and includes:
- a CDS encoding nuclear transport factor 2 family protein; translation: MRLSTLAAILISAAASGSAALAGTAEDLARSRIAAIASGDMAVVSAAYGPAAALHWVGGPLDGTYSEQAKIKEVWSKFFAAQGAQKATIAAAVEAANPKGGTVTADITFAGKNTVKVRYVLLYRDDKLVDEIWQVNPAATY
- a CDS encoding DUF305 domain-containing protein yields the protein MRQRHLSRVGALLALCLAGSAAEARDHIHGADTTTATSADSPFLRENAVAMDKMMVEMDVKPTGDIDVDFTAMMIPHHQGAIDMAVAYLRYGQNPQLRRLAQEIVIEQQQEIAAMRLAIGQPLPPSAPAPTQPEAGPTHDHSAMSHSTTFASNMTMPAISTPAK
- a CDS encoding YncE family protein, producing MNKSVLTGLLASAMLSCAVPALAGQAPFAASAPDIPLSSRDRVYAAEQFSNTISVTDPATNRLVGVIRLGEPQPMNFSPLYKGQVLVHGMGFSPDRTTLAVVSIGSNAVTIIDTATNAVKHTTYVGRSPHEAFFTPDGKEIWVTVRGEDYIAVLDATTYEEKTRIKAPNGPGMQIFSPDGKYGYVCSSFMPETVVISVAEHKIVGRVKQGSPFCPDIAATPDGKQVWFTLKDIGKVQVFNAQPPFDVITTIDTGPLTNHVNFAHNANGSFAYVTVGGLNEVKVFRTDDFAHVATIPVGKLPHGLWPSGDGSRVYVGLENADALAAIDTMSNKVIATIPVGQAPQAVTYVPGAVPEGDGTQNLQPLGVAGQAAHLSLTKDGKVADKPPTSITLFDQGLIQVLQASVTGLAPKKPYVLALASQPDGKGAIEPLSAFMSNPAGSAIVNAAGPIRQIVQNEAKAQRRYLVITEGTVAQPGAVVQRQTLD